A genomic segment from Nocardia cyriacigeorgica GUH-2 encodes:
- a CDS encoding AzlD domain-containing protein, which yields MGSPLLVPAMLTMAVGTYLFRWAGPALRNRVRFPPRAARLLEIAAVILLAALVATTALPFGDDFGWALPAGVAVGGVLAWRKCPLLIVIVAAAATTAVLRAIGVG from the coding sequence ATGGGGTCGCCGCTGCTGGTTCCGGCCATGCTCACTATGGCCGTCGGCACCTACCTGTTCCGCTGGGCCGGCCCGGCGTTGCGTAACCGGGTCCGGTTCCCGCCGCGTGCGGCCCGGCTGCTCGAGATCGCGGCCGTGATCCTGCTGGCGGCCTTGGTGGCCACCACCGCGCTGCCGTTCGGCGACGATTTCGGATGGGCTCTGCCCGCCGGTGTGGCGGTCGGCGGGGTGCTGGCGTGGCGCAAGTGCCCACTACTGATCGTCATCGTCGCGGCCGCGGCGACGACGGCGGTGTTGCGGGCGATCGGCGTCGGCTGA
- a CDS encoding HNH endonuclease: protein MKQRHARSQEARAHRQLQPADVHNRGSGATPLHLLSDHHSGAHRDGHRVDSAPTPLPTPTNNWLKRRVLLLNATYEPLTALSARRAVVLLICDKADTVHHDPEGPIVHSAGSSLAIPSVIRLRTYVRVPYRARVPMTRAALMQRDRYRCGYCGGKAETIDHVVPRSRGGEHSWENCVASCAPCNHRKADKLLSELGWTLRAPLVSPKGPHWRLLSTVTELDPVWLQYLGEGAA, encoded by the coding sequence ATGAAGCAGCGACACGCCCGATCACAGGAGGCGAGGGCGCACCGACAACTCCAGCCCGCCGACGTCCACAACCGTGGGTCGGGGGCTACTCCGCTGCACTTGTTGTCCGATCATCATTCCGGGGCGCACCGCGACGGTCATCGCGTCGATTCCGCGCCGACACCACTGCCGACTCCCACCAACAACTGGCTCAAACGCCGCGTCCTGCTCCTCAATGCCACCTACGAGCCGCTGACCGCGCTGTCCGCGCGTCGCGCCGTGGTTCTGCTCATCTGCGATAAAGCCGACACCGTGCACCACGATCCGGAAGGCCCGATCGTGCATTCGGCCGGATCCTCGCTGGCCATTCCGTCGGTGATCCGCCTGCGCACCTACGTCCGCGTCCCCTACCGGGCCCGCGTTCCGATGACCCGTGCCGCGCTCATGCAGCGCGACCGCTACCGCTGCGGCTACTGCGGCGGCAAAGCCGAGACCATCGACCACGTCGTCCCCCGCAGCCGGGGCGGTGAGCACAGCTGGGAGAACTGCGTGGCCAGCTGCGCACCGTGCAACCACCGCAAGGCCGACAAACTGCTCAGCGAGCTGGGCTGGACGCTGCGCGCCCCACTGGTGTCGCCGAAGGGGCCGCACTGGCGATTGCTGTCGACGGTCACCGAGTTGGACCCGGTGTGGCTGCAGTATCTGGGCGAGGGGGCCGCGTAG
- a CDS encoding globin, with protein sequence MTSGEHTATSFYEAVGGEETFRRIVAAFYREVAADEVLRPLYPEEDLGPAERRLRMFLEQYWGGPRTYSDERGHPRLRMRHMPFKIGPVERDAWLRCMRIGVAEIEPEVLDDEHRKALLDYLEMAANSLMNAAW encoded by the coding sequence ATGACTTCGGGCGAGCACACAGCGACGTCGTTCTACGAGGCGGTCGGCGGCGAGGAAACCTTCCGCCGGATCGTGGCCGCGTTCTACCGCGAGGTGGCCGCCGACGAGGTGCTGCGCCCGCTGTACCCCGAGGAGGATCTGGGTCCTGCCGAACGCCGGTTGCGGATGTTCCTCGAGCAGTACTGGGGCGGCCCGCGCACCTACAGCGACGAGCGCGGGCACCCACGGTTGCGGATGCGGCATATGCCGTTCAAGATCGGTCCGGTGGAGCGCGACGCCTGGCTGCGCTGTATGCGGATCGGGGTGGCCGAGATCGAGCCGGAGGTGCTCGACGACGAACACCGCAAGGCGCTGCTCGACTATCTGGAGATGGCCGCGAACTCGCTGATGAACGCGGCCTGGTGA
- a CDS encoding AzlC family ABC transporter permease, whose translation MRSIWRTLDRDTLSSIAATCVAVTMIGVSYGAAVVGSGFPMWMPVLLASTVLAGGSEFLFFGILAAGGGPLAAASAGLLVNARHLPYGLSMPDVFGTGIRRLLGVHLMVDESVAFALAPGDLARRRAAYWLGGIGIAVCWPLGALAGAGIGSVVPDTAAFGLDAVFPAVLLALILPALRDRATLRAAGAGAGLAVATTPFVPAGLPALIALAGLIFAMEAL comes from the coding sequence ATGCGTTCGATATGGCGAACACTCGATCGGGACACGCTGTCCAGTATCGCGGCGACCTGTGTGGCGGTCACGATGATCGGGGTCTCCTACGGCGCGGCGGTGGTCGGCTCCGGATTCCCGATGTGGATGCCGGTGCTGCTGGCCTCGACGGTCTTGGCGGGCGGTTCGGAGTTCCTGTTCTTCGGCATCCTCGCCGCGGGCGGCGGTCCCCTTGCGGCAGCCTCGGCCGGGCTGCTGGTCAACGCCAGGCATCTGCCCTATGGGTTGTCGATGCCGGATGTGTTCGGCACCGGAATCCGGCGGCTACTCGGCGTGCATCTGATGGTGGACGAGAGCGTGGCGTTCGCGCTGGCGCCGGGCGACCTGGCGCGGCGGCGCGCGGCCTACTGGCTGGGCGGGATCGGCATCGCGGTGTGCTGGCCGCTCGGCGCGCTGGCCGGAGCCGGCATCGGCAGCGTTGTGCCCGATACGGCCGCGTTCGGGCTGGATGCCGTCTTTCCCGCCGTCCTGCTCGCCCTGATCCTGCCGGCCCTGCGCGATCGGGCCACCCTGCGAGCGGCGGGTGCGGGCGCCGGATTGGCCGTTGCCACAACACCGTTCGTGCCGGCGGGGCTGCCGGCGCTGATCGCGCTGGCCGGGCTTATCTTCGCGATGGAAGCGCTGTGA
- a CDS encoding helix-turn-helix domain-containing protein, translating into MSAEEPAVAPKAVIAASLRRERGRAGLSLTEVAARAGIAKSTLSQLESGSGNPSLETLWALCVALDMPFSRLLDPPRPSVRVIRAGEGPVVAAERSEYRATLLAAGPADARRDLYRITAEPGEPRRSEPHTRGSVEHILLGAGRARAGLTDAPEELRPGDYLSYPGDLPHLFEALEPGTWAMLVVEYR; encoded by the coding sequence ATGTCAGCAGAGGAGCCGGCGGTGGCGCCGAAGGCGGTGATCGCCGCATCGCTACGCCGGGAACGCGGGCGCGCGGGACTGTCGCTCACCGAGGTCGCTGCCCGCGCGGGGATCGCCAAATCCACGCTGTCGCAACTGGAATCGGGATCCGGTAATCCCAGTCTGGAAACGCTGTGGGCGCTGTGCGTCGCGCTGGATATGCCGTTTTCACGGTTGCTGGATCCACCGCGGCCGAGTGTGCGGGTGATCCGCGCGGGGGAGGGGCCGGTGGTCGCCGCGGAGCGATCGGAATACCGTGCCACCCTGCTCGCCGCCGGACCGGCCGATGCCCGGCGTGACCTGTATCGAATAACCGCCGAGCCCGGTGAACCGCGGCGATCCGAACCGCATACGCGCGGATCGGTCGAGCACATCCTGCTCGGCGCCGGACGCGCTCGCGCCGGGCTCACCGATGCACCGGAAGAACTGCGGCCCGGCGACTACCTCAGTTATCCGGGAGACCTTCCGCACCTGTTCGAAGCGCTGGAACCGGGCACCTGGGCGATGCTGGTCGTCGAATATCGCTGA
- a CDS encoding acyl-CoA thioesterase, whose product MPKRFHAKVDIRWSDMDAFQHVNHARMVTLLEEARIPWLFEDDRPTAALRQGCVLADLHVRYRGQLRHEDTPLDIAMWIEQLRAVDFTVAYEVRAAGAAPDSPPAVIASTQLAAFDMDTQRLRRLTEDERDYLAQWMSE is encoded by the coding sequence CTGCCCAAGCGCTTCCATGCCAAGGTCGACATCCGATGGTCGGATATGGACGCGTTCCAGCACGTCAACCACGCTCGGATGGTGACGCTGCTGGAGGAGGCGCGCATCCCGTGGCTGTTCGAGGACGACCGTCCCACCGCCGCCCTGCGCCAGGGCTGTGTGCTGGCCGACCTGCATGTCCGCTACCGCGGGCAGCTGCGCCACGAGGACACCCCGCTCGATATCGCCATGTGGATCGAACAGCTGCGCGCGGTCGACTTCACCGTCGCCTACGAGGTGCGCGCCGCCGGTGCCGCACCCGACTCCCCGCCCGCGGTGATCGCATCCACCCAGCTCGCCGCCTTCGACATGGACACCCAGCGCCTGCGCAGGCTGACCGAGGACGAGCGCGACTACCTCGCGCAGTGGATGAGTGAGTGA